The genome window TTGCGAGACCGACGCACGAACAAATTTGGCAAGGTGCTGTATAAGCTGGATGATTAATGTGATAAGCCACGTACATCGCAAACAGCCAGTAATATGAGCAATTCTTGAACAAATTTCTCAATGGCATTGTTGCATGACTGAAACGATGCACGAACAGGGTCTCCAAAAGTCGCTTCGCATAATGTATCGTCCAACAGATCGCTGCCCAActgtgagaaagagaaagtcCAATTTTCTAtcactgaaattttttctagTGAAGATaagaatgatgaatttttgtacTGACCAACCGTCAAACTCTGCATTAGAATTTTAGAAAAATGGTATGCTtcttttcgttgaaatttgtGGTGAAAATTAGGAAAGTTTGAATTTGGAACAAAATTCATGTTCAAACTTTGTCAAAGGCATTTTTAACTCCGGATTCATTCAggggagaaaaatattgatacaACGCAAATATGCAAAATAATGACAACTTACTGGACAACTGGTTCCATTGAATCTGTAACAGTACCATAGAAAACCCATGGTCTTTGGTAAAGCCAAAGATAAACAAGCATCGGTCCGGCATATTCAACGAGAAAGACAGTTTTCCATCCTATCTGAGGTCCAAGATCCTTaagatataatttggagccAGCTTTGAGTCCTAAATTCTTGACAGTTTCCGAATCTGAGAGGGATTTGCCCTTAGAATCCAGTTTCAGACTTTGTCGTCCTGCGTAAGGTGCTTTCTTCTTTTTGAACAgttgttgttttatttctcCTATCGTAGTTGTAGGATTGACCTGAGCAACACCCAAAAATACATCAATTTCTTTATTTAGAATTCAAAAACGAGACGAACGATTCATTGATTTTGCAAAACATGTAAAAAGCCGACGTTCCAAGAGTGATTTCAAACTTACACTGACAGTGCCAAGAGATTTCGAACTTTTTCCAATAACTTCGATCTGCAATAAcacaattttgtttaaattgaacacacttttttttaacttttcagtAACTTATTATTCATAACAATGTAACTAGATCGTTTTACCTCCATTATGATAATATAAAGGTGAGGAGAACTCGGATCGACCTTGTTGTACAATAATTCCGAAACGTCTGAAGTCCACTAGCCACTGGAATTAGCTGGAATGACACGTGGTACAAAGTTCGATCGCGAGAGGCGCTACTTTCAAGAATCACGTATCACGTGACTTCCACACCACCGCGCACTAGTGACGCCCGTCTATCTCGAAGAATCGAGCAGTCGACAGTTTTtgtacctttttttcttttcactttCTGCGTCAACTACaagcaattaaaaaaaatcgaatatgcAATATTTCCGAGACATCGAGCGGTGCATTCATGCAATTCATTCTATAATTGATTCAAGCTTACTTCCGGTTTTCAGAGTGGAGATACATGGTTATGTAtaaacaattaattttcaCTTATAAGAATCATTTTCTGAAGATGTGCTCATATAAGAACGTTCGATTACATATTAGCTTGAAATATGAGCAAACTTTCTTTGAAATATGAGCAAAGGTTTCAAagccaaatttaaaaaattcaattcttcCACATATTGTGAATGCGTGTTTATAcctgacaaaatttgaaattatttttgtccCCTTCTATTTATGCTTGACTAACTCATATAAAGTCTGTTTGGGCCGtaatttattttgataaatcataaaaacgttgttttcttttttttcactcaattaAATGCTGAGGCGagattttttgcaatttatttcaattgacaaaatttttatattgttattttttcgagACAGaataaatcgagaaaaaaggtgTTGTCGAAAGAGAACCTTTGACCCTGATTGTTTCGTCATCGAAGAAGCATGAGCATGAAGCAGAGTTTAGAGTAAATTAGTGTCCCGTAACGGGAAAAATGTAACCAAGGAAAACCGGTTTTTTgggcaattgaattttttttccggtgTAAAaaaccgagtctcttgataaggcAATTTGGATAGTGAGGTTATTGCGTTTTTCACATATTTGCCGTCATACCTGAAGCTTTATTAAGAATATGCATAAATTTAAGGAGGATAAATCTGGTTTTTGAATGCTCATCTGTCAAAGATCATGTTGACGCGTTGCATGATTAGCTTACCTGTACCGGGTGTATTAGCTTTTTATGGAATCTACTTTTTGTAAACGTAgacattttttcgtgatttcTTGCTAAACTTACCGTTTGCAAAGATTGTTGTATCTTTGCTTGCAACGTGTGACATCTCATTGCTCTAAGTTATTGTGAGGCCTATTGGGCGCGTTCAGGGAGTCGCTATTTGCACTAAAAATACAAGATATAGTAATATCATTCAATGATAACGTTAGCGTTTGTAGCGCAAATAACGACTCCCCGAGCGCGCCCTTTGTCGAAGCAATTGGACTTTTATGCTATGCTGTCTCGCAGCACCCCGGCCGAATTTACGTCTAAATTATTTAGCGCTGTCATGTGTTTGATCGGACAACTCCTTAGAGGTTATATCATATGTCGTACTGCCATTCGGGGCATTCGGGCAATcagcaacgtttttttctctgtagGTTGAAAATCATCTCTACTTGTTGACGGCATGAGGGTTTTTGAAACAATGCTATTCCTTTTCTATATAACCACAGCTGAAACTATAAAGCCGGTAGATGTGAAATGTACAATGCCGGATTCATTGGATTGGAAGGATTTCATTCGACATATTTtccgaaattcaatttttacgttaaTTGAGCAAAGTTGTTTCGGACTTTTTAAAAGTTACTTCAGagtcgaaaaaatgaatatgaaCTTTTGGGTGGTATATTTGTTCCGGGTCCGTTCGATGGCGCTACTTGTCTATCGAGATGGCGCCATCTCACGAACGAGTAGAAAAGTGTAATGGCCGTCGTATTATTCGCGGTGTGACAGTTCAAACGTTCACGTAAACAAATCTTTTGAAGTTTAGCGTTTGTTTTCATCGTGTGATTAAAAAGTGTCCGTTCATATATTAAGAATGGGAGTCACTGTGTAAGTATTATTGGAAATTTGAgataaatatcaattttcaatattcactTGACATAGCGTACTGTCAGCGTTTCGTCGGTCCACGTTTTCCTAATTTGAGGTTAACCGGAAAAAGGCTTCAAGCCCTCGAATTATAATTCTTCGTgtgtaaaaataattaattagtttTTACtgagtttatgaatatataaattGACGAAGAAAGATTTTAAATCTAACGACCAAGTATAACGACATCCGAATGGTGAATTCTTATTCTGTAAAATAATGTTGATCATTTCCGCACTTTTTATCAATCTTTTCGAGTACTTCGCGAGATGTTGTAAACCAATCTTATAATCATTATTCTAAAGTTCTTGAAACAAATTCTCAatgtaacaaaaaatttcattttttttggccACAATGGAATGACACTAACGTGTAActtatcatattttttacaGCCTGCAACAATTCCCTATGACGGAAAACCGAACAGGTCCACAGACAATAGAGTTCCTGACAAAAAGGGTTTCAGCTCTCGGAGCAGTACAGACTGGCCAATTTTTGGTTGACTGCGAAACTTATATGTCCGTTCCTCAGCTCGGTGAGTACAAAATAATTATACTAAAAGTACTACGGGTTTGAGAAGATTTTAAGCTCATAATTTGGACTTACCTCAAATCTAAGGACCATCAATTTGATTAGTAGTCAAGCAGCTTTGAGCTTGAAGTTGGCAATTTCATGAATAACGTTAACAGAGTTTTCCTTCGCCGAACGTGTCATTTTATTTGACAATaatatattcgtatatataatcTATACAAACACGCAACATTTTGGTTCCGTCAAGACGATTCAGCGTTTCGTACAAGGACACTGTACTTTGTTTCAAAGAATTTCTAATATaatcattttacatttttgaaGTTTGCATCAATGAaatgtaatgaattttctttttcccatTTGAAATTTCACTTCTCTAAAATCAGCAGCATGCTAttttatacataaaaaaaagcaaattttaaaataacaCTGAACTATAGTTTTTAGTAGAATCGGCATACAAAACTTCTGCCATAGCCGAATAAAAACTTCCCTTTTCGCCgacaccaattttcagattcaacatttttttgttccataTACAGCTTTGATGCGCGAGTCTCTAATCAGGTTTTAAAAACTTCAAGCCATTTTGTAGTCTGATTTCAGAAGAGAATCTTGCTCCGGcgtaatgaaaaaagaaaatttgtttgaatcgCAATGATGCAAAATTCAGTATCATAATATCGCGTCATTTTATAATTACAAGATTTACGCATTTCGTTATCATGTTCTTAAGTAGACATTCGAACCATTCTCGCAACGatcaaattcacaaaatctCTATTGCACTGGCACGGACGAAAGGTATACAgggaaataaatattagttCGCTTTCACACCTAGACCGGCGGCACTACTTTTTGTGCTATGTACTCGTTTGCACACGTTTCCCGTTATTATTTCTCGCTCACCCTGCATTTATATATCTTAAATCGCGATGCGTTTAGTGTCACTTTGACATTACAAAAAAGATCGAAAAGACCTCTCGCACAATTGAATAACGTGTGCAAGCAAGCGAATGAGCATTTACTTCATAGTAATTAAACAGATTGttgttctttttttgttttctcattattgtttcttttGGTGTTAACCTTAAAAAGTGGAGCTGAAAATGCGTTTTTAAAAACCTGCATATAATAatatatcgattttttaaattcgtggCATTCGGTAAAGTCCAAGAAtcggatttttcttttctcatccTCGTTCGATTATGTCCcagtaatttttcatttttcttttcctttcgaaCGAGGATCATCGATATACTCGATCTAAGAAAGGTACAAACACTCTACCGTCTATGCATCattacaaaaatattaaaactagCAAGCACAACTAGTGTATAGGATCTTTGTAAGAAATCTCGTTCAAAGTTTTATCTCGTGTTTACACGCACTCTCCCGTACTTCCCTGTTCTGTTGACGAGGGTGTTATTGGTTattggaataaaaacaaaccTCGAATCTGAAGTGTTGTCCAGCACACGACTTTCGCATCacccttttattttctctttttactggttatattttattatattctttttttctttttattattatttattttcatataataagaataatatttattgtcgCGATTTATATTGTAGAGTGACAAAAGCATCGAGACGATAACTCGATTACTTTTATCTCCCTTTTATTATTGTCCGAAACAGATGGTCGGAAGATTGCGATAGGAAGCTTAAAAGCGGAACGTAAACGATAAACGAAGGAAATTCATTAGCGCACAGTTTTAAGGAAAGAATGACTCTCGTCGTTCCCTTTGCTGtatgttttttcttgtttttacaattattCAATATATTTCATACAATGCAGTAggtctctttttttattattattattatttttatttatttttcttcgttatcCTCTCTTTTGTTCTTTTATCTCTCACTATTCACATTATCTACACGCGCCAAGATCGTGACCTTTGAACCTACATTTCTCGCGTCCTTCgctttttaatattatttctttattattatcatccTCATTtatgcatattttttttatttatttactttttttttttttttttccgagatTCTTAACGACGTTATTATCAATAAACCTTTTCAATTCACGAAAGTGCACAGTGCAGATTTTGTGTTTGTTTCTCACATCCAAACGACTCGCGATCTATTGCGATGGCATTCGAGTTTGAAACGTTGCACAGCTTttagaattcttttttttttttgcagatttcTCAACGCACTTTTCGATGGAACCAAATATAAATGGgcccatttttttctgcttacaTTCTTCATGACAAAACGAGGAAGTTGAACGAACGAAAATTATTCTCGCTGCATTTCAACGATTCAAACTCCATtaccatcaatttttttgtttttgttgattttttgttctctgTACTGGGGCAAGAGtaaggttttttttctttagagCCATTGAGCAACGAGAGCGACGTGCTCTCAGGCTAAACTTGATATCTTATCAACACTCTGAAATatcgttttctctctcattctcactTCGCCTCTAATTAAGTACGCGATTCAATATTTCGCTATGTAAAAGTTGAGATTTTtgctttttctcgtttcactCCTTTCGCACATTAATATTGTCAGATATGGCAAGGATATGACTGAACGACTCGCACGATATGACGGATATTCGTCGTCTGCAGTGTTTCGCTATTTATCTCGAAACTCTCGATCGCAATAGCGTTCGATATTTAAGTGACTCGAAAATCGTCATTTACACGTTATCGAAATAATCGCGAGCGAGATTTTTCACATCCTCACTTTCTCTCGGCCTCATATTCGCTAAAAACtatacaaaaatacaaaaaataatttgaatttcgaaaaccTCGCGAAACGcactttttccaaattcttcCCCGTCCTTCCAAAACgcatttccaataaaaaaaatcattccattTAAACAATCGACAAAATCGTGCTCTCCAGTCCGTCGTTGCTTCCGAAGAGTACGAACGATTCGGCCTTTTCAATATTTGGATCCCATTTTTGACAACTCGAATGACTAAAACATTGCAGTTTCCAGGTCAAAGGAAAGTGAAAAAGTTCTCAACTCAAGTCCATTAAAATCGCTCAATTCAATGGAGtctcgataaaatttattgatATGTGAAATCCTCGTGGCTTCGAGGCCATCAGCAACAAAAATCTCGAACCCTTAAAGCCCTTGGTTTTCTCCACCTTCACCATTGACGCAAGTGTCTGAGAGTGGAAAACGAGCACAGGGAGCGTGGCATTTTAGTCACAAACCAAGAGCCCGAGATAATGCAGACTGCAAATATTGCGCCGAATTGTTCATGCTCACAAGCCTTTCGATTCGATTCGAGCCATGACTTCATGATTCCCTTCCCAAAATATTCTGTTTATCCCGTTCGACAACTCGCTGACTAAGCTAAAGCTCTTACTCTCAAGTTTGGCAATGATTAGTATTGTCGATATTGTTGTTTTTCTTACTCTGTAAAAACTACAATTAAATAGATGATACATTGGTACGATATTACGAGGAGCGTAGACAATATACATGATTTCCAATGTAATATCATTTTCATATACGAAATATACTAAGCTTAATATCTACATCAGGatgattaaaaagaaaaaaaaaagaaaaaaaaacacttttcctCAAAGTCGCAAGTGATTATTCTCTCAACATTTGGGCCATCTAAACAAGTTTTTAGAGGTGGCACCAACGACGTTAAATATTTCTTTCCCAGTGAAAAactacgataaaaaaaagattggtCGTTCGGTGTTGCGACGACGAAAGTTAGCACTCAATCAAAAGAGTtgattctctcaaaatttgagcttggagaaaaaacatttagaGGTCGTCCCAATGgtttttctcaagtttttttttcctcgatttttcgtaaacgtCTCGAGATAAAAAACTATTCGCTTTGATCGCGCAGGTTGATATGTTAGCGTATCgtgaaaatatgattttctcaaaa of Venturia canescens isolate UGA chromosome 6, ASM1945775v1, whole genome shotgun sequence contains these proteins:
- the Sc2 gene encoding very-long-chain enoyl-CoA reductase, with amino-acid sequence MEIEVIGKSSKSLGTVSVNPTTTIGEIKQQLFKKKKAPYAGRQSLKLDSKGKSLSDSETVKNLGLKAGSKLYLKDLGPQIGWKTVFLVEYAGPMLVYLWLYQRPWVFYGTVTDSMEPVVHWAAICWTIHYAKRLLETLFVHRFSHATMPLRNLFKNCSYYWLFAMYVAYHINHPAYTAPCQICSCVGLAIFAICELGNLSIHLALRNLRPAGTTVRKIPVPTGNPLTSLFNIVSCPNYTYEVGSWIGFTIMTKCLPAGLFMLAGAYQMTMWALGKHRAYKKEFPNYPKNRKAIVPFVL